A single Desulfobaculum bizertense DSM 18034 DNA region contains:
- a CDS encoding FliA/WhiG family RNA polymerase sigma factor: METLNSSGKSSCSKAEPWKQLESGEVRWNDFSPYHQELIVRHFAPKIKILALRMKGKLPQQVELNELLSAGTLGLIECLGKFNPELKIKFSTYAENRIKGAMLDELRKMDWFSRGLRQRVRLLEDASRKIERTTGQRASNKELQEATGLSEKDVDTALTAQQNQLCLSIDAVDDHFSPSPETQNQDEPFLNVAFKDIIGKIAHLIDQLTDREKLVLSLYYKEELNMRETAEVMGITEGRVSQLHSQSLHKLKSMYRKQYGQD, translated from the coding sequence ATGGAAACATTAAATTCTTCTGGAAAAAGCTCCTGTTCCAAAGCTGAGCCCTGGAAGCAGCTTGAGTCGGGAGAAGTGCGCTGGAACGATTTTAGTCCCTATCATCAGGAACTCATCGTTCGGCACTTCGCTCCCAAGATCAAGATTCTGGCGCTCAGAATGAAAGGGAAGCTGCCACAACAGGTGGAGTTAAACGAACTGCTCTCCGCGGGCACGCTCGGTCTCATTGAGTGCCTTGGGAAATTTAATCCCGAGCTGAAAATCAAGTTTTCAACCTACGCAGAGAATCGTATAAAAGGCGCAATGCTTGATGAGTTGCGCAAAATGGACTGGTTCTCGCGTGGACTACGCCAACGCGTCCGGCTTCTGGAAGACGCTTCCAGAAAAATCGAACGTACCACTGGCCAGCGCGCCAGCAACAAAGAACTTCAGGAAGCAACTGGTCTGTCTGAAAAAGACGTCGATACTGCGCTCACAGCGCAACAGAATCAGCTCTGTCTGAGTATTGACGCTGTGGATGACCACTTCTCCCCATCTCCGGAAACGCAGAATCAGGACGAGCCGTTTTTAAACGTCGCATTTAAAGACATCATCGGAAAAATCGCCCATCTTATCGACCAGTTGACGGACAGAGAGAAGCTGGTATTGTCCCTCTACTATAAAGAAGAGCTCAATATGCGTGAAACTGCCGAGGTCATGGGGATTACCGAAGGCCGGGTTTCGCAGCTCCACTCACAGTCCCTACACAAACTGAAATCAATGTATCGTAAACAATACGGTCAGGATTAA
- a CDS encoding chemotaxis response regulator CheY — MALDTNMRILVVDDFSTMRRIIKNILRQLGFTNIVEADDGTTAWEALNKDSIDFIVSDWNMPQMSGIDLLRKVRASEEFAAIPFLMVTAEGLQENIIEAVQAKVSNYIVKPFTAETLSQKIEKIFEN; from the coding sequence ATGGCTCTCGATACAAACATGCGTATCCTCGTTGTTGATGATTTTTCTACCATGCGCCGCATCATCAAAAACATTCTCCGTCAACTTGGCTTCACCAACATCGTTGAAGCAGATGACGGCACGACCGCATGGGAAGCCCTGAACAAAGACAGCATCGATTTTATTGTGTCTGACTGGAATATGCCTCAGATGTCTGGCATCGACCTGCTGCGCAAGGTTCGCGCCAGTGAAGAATTTGCAGCCATTCCTTTCCTGATGGTCACTGCTGAAGGCTTGCAGGAAAATATCATTGAAGCAGTTCAGGCCAAGGTCTCCAACTACATCGTCAAGCCCTTTACCGCCGAGACCCTGAGCCAGAAGATCGAAAAAATCTTCGAAAACTAG
- a CDS encoding flagellar basal body-associated FliL family protein: MTDELDDFLNGDDESELVDAESEEQTASSSREAQKVELDLEDAPFLEDDEDDDEGEDTENLPAETSESSQKDHAKPLYRQPKIIIAAAVAVLIAVALCIYFGTKPAKESVAQPKETASSTESQKSPAELEKNGDEFIVSFEPFWVEQKAKDSKTRFLVCRFSTVTQSEKLSYEVQQKKVILRDAIFYYLHNKDLKYLADKKNVKELKKDVLSVINQYLGNGQIETLLIEEYLVK; encoded by the coding sequence ATGACTGATGAACTTGATGATTTTCTAAATGGCGACGACGAATCAGAACTCGTAGACGCTGAATCCGAAGAGCAGACTGCGTCTTCATCTCGCGAAGCTCAAAAAGTTGAACTCGACCTTGAAGACGCACCTTTTCTTGAGGACGATGAAGATGATGACGAGGGCGAAGACACAGAAAATCTGCCCGCAGAAACTTCGGAATCTTCTCAGAAAGACCATGCCAAGCCACTGTATCGCCAGCCCAAAATCATCATTGCAGCAGCTGTTGCAGTGCTCATTGCGGTTGCCCTCTGCATATATTTTGGCACAAAGCCTGCAAAGGAATCCGTAGCACAACCCAAAGAGACGGCAAGCTCCACAGAGTCGCAAAAATCACCTGCGGAACTTGAAAAAAACGGCGATGAATTCATTGTCTCGTTCGAACCTTTTTGGGTGGAGCAAAAGGCCAAGGATTCCAAAACCCGTTTCCTTGTCTGCAGGTTCTCTACGGTAACGCAGAGTGAAAAGCTGTCGTATGAAGTTCAGCAGAAAAAAGTCATCCTGCGCGATGCCATTTTCTACTACCTGCACAACAAGGATCTCAAATACCTTGCTGACAAAAAGAACGTCAAAGAACTCAAAAAAGATGTTCTCTCAGTCATCAACCAGTATTTGGGGAACGGACAGATCGAAACCCTGCTTATTGAGGAATATCTGGTGAAGTAA